A genome region from Haliotis asinina isolate JCU_RB_2024 chromosome 11, JCU_Hal_asi_v2, whole genome shotgun sequence includes the following:
- the LOC137256533 gene encoding RISC-loading complex subunit tarbp2-like, protein MTVPPGKTPISFLQELCTKRGITPQYDLIANEGAVHEPTFLMRVTVGDVVATGKGSSKKKAKHAAAQTALNQILGVSNGQKPEENDVSDSGEDLGPGNPIGELQEFTQKKLIKPPVYEFTSEQGPPHAREFVCLVKLGKFQERGTGRSKKTAKRNAAQAMMQHIKTLTTDGDQPTTIEDSEEEDEIPLTFEPKSSYTALKEGKKKLPVTTPQQAMEIQKFYEKIMKSGGKQIKDLQGKSLNAPSTNFCQMLQEIAEVQRFEVQYFDIKEISVSGLHQCLVQLSTMPVAVCHGSGPTLDEAHANAAHNALQYLKIMTKS, encoded by the exons ATGACTGTGCCTCCAGGAAAGACCCCGATTAGCTTCCTCCAAGAATTATGTACCAAACGGGGGATAACTCCACAGTATGACCTAATTGCCAATGAGGGTGCTGTTCATGAACCGACCTTCTTGATGAGGGTGACAGTGGGCGATGTTGTTGCCACTGGAAAAG GTTCAAGCAAGAAGAAAGCCAAACATGCAGCTGCCCAGACTGCCCTCAACCAGATTCTTGGCGTGTCCAATGGCCAGAAACCAGAAGAAAATGA TGTCTCTGACTCTGGAGAGGACCTTGGTCCTGGGAATCCAATCGGGGAACTTCAGGAGTTCACACAGAAGAAACTGATCAAACCACCGGTTTATGAGTTCACTAGCGAGCAGGGACCTCCCCATGCTCGCGAGTTTGTCTGTCTTGTCAAGCTTGGAAAATTCCAGGAAAGAG GTACGGGAAGATCAAAGAAAACAGCCAAGCGCAATGCAGCACAGGCAATGATGCAGCATATCAAGACCCTCACCACAGATGGGGATCAACCCACAACCATCGAGGACTCGGAGGAGGAGGATGAAATACCGCTG ACCTTTGAACCGAAGTCATCCTACACAGCCCTGAAGGAGGGCAAGAAGAAGCTGCCTGTCACCACACCACAACAGGCGATGGAGATACAGAAGTTCTAtgagaaaataatgaaatcagGGGGCAAACAAATCAAAGATCTGCAG GGTAAATCTCTCAATGCACCTTCCACTAACTTCTGTCAGATGCTACAAGAGATTGCTGAGGTCCAGCGCTTTGAAGTCCAGTATTTTGATATAAAAGAGATTAGTGTATCAG GTCTACACCAGTGTCTTGTCCAGCTGTCCACAATGCCAGTAGCTGTCTGTCACGGCTCGGGACCCACACTAGACGAAGCTCACGCTAATGCTGCCCACAATGCATTGCAGTACCTAAAGATCATGACAAAGTCGTAA